The proteins below are encoded in one region of Sideroxydans lithotrophicus ES-1:
- a CDS encoding 3-deoxy-7-phosphoheptulonate synthase has product MILILDASTQTQSAEYRQLMAHLAGLQGVQARVHTELGAEQSLTEIYLIGNTKSLDIEDMQSLPCVERVVRVSQEYRILGRHKDDSRPAYFDYNGVRFGQDTLNVFAGLCAVDSAEHVEIMLRALRDNGQVCTRMGAYKPRTSPYAFQGHGKNCLPYVFELAGKYGIKVIAMEITHESHLHEIGEALHQTGNPTGVMLQIGTRNTQNFELLKIVGRQQRFPVLLKRGFGITLDESLNAAEYLASEGNRNVVFGLRGMKTNMGDPHRNLVDFAHVPVVKRLTRMPVCVDPSHSVGTRAASPDGILDIMHVTAQGVLAGANMVLVDFHPAPPQALVDGPQALLLKELPHFLEDVQVAREAYLKRVSLVQKYRDQ; this is encoded by the coding sequence TGGCCTGCAGGGGGTGCAGGCGCGCGTGCATACCGAGCTCGGTGCAGAACAGTCACTCACCGAGATATACCTCATCGGCAACACCAAGTCGCTGGACATCGAAGACATGCAAAGCCTCCCCTGCGTGGAGCGCGTGGTGCGCGTGTCGCAGGAATACCGCATCCTGGGGCGGCATAAGGACGATAGCCGCCCGGCATATTTCGACTACAACGGCGTGCGCTTCGGGCAGGACACGCTCAATGTCTTTGCCGGGCTCTGTGCGGTGGACAGCGCCGAGCATGTGGAGATCATGCTGCGTGCCTTGCGCGACAACGGACAGGTGTGCACCCGCATGGGTGCTTACAAGCCGCGCACCAGCCCTTATGCATTCCAGGGACACGGCAAAAACTGTCTGCCGTATGTGTTCGAACTGGCTGGCAAATATGGCATCAAGGTGATCGCCATGGAGATCACTCACGAATCGCATTTGCATGAGATCGGTGAAGCACTGCACCAGACCGGCAATCCGACCGGCGTGATGTTGCAGATCGGCACACGTAATACACAGAATTTCGAGTTGCTCAAGATCGTCGGCCGCCAGCAGCGATTCCCCGTGCTGCTCAAACGCGGCTTCGGCATCACCCTGGACGAATCGCTGAACGCCGCGGAATACCTGGCTTCCGAAGGCAATCGCAACGTGGTGTTCGGCCTGCGCGGCATGAAGACCAACATGGGCGACCCGCACCGCAACCTGGTGGATTTTGCCCATGTGCCGGTGGTGAAGCGGCTGACGCGCATGCCGGTATGCGTCGATCCCTCCCATTCGGTGGGCACGCGCGCAGCCTCTCCCGACGGCATCCTCGATATCATGCATGTCACTGCGCAAGGCGTGCTGGCCGGAGCGAACATGGTGCTGGTAGATTTTCATCCTGCGCCGCCGCAAGCCCTGGTGGATGGCCCGCAAGCGTTATTACTGAAAGAACTGCCGCATTTCCTGGAAGACGTACAGGTTGCACGCGAGGCTTATCTAAAACGGGTGAGCCTGGTGCAGAAGTATCGGGATCAATGA
- a CDS encoding 2-isopropylmalate synthase translates to MTDKLIIFDTTLRDGEQSPGASMTKEEKLRIARQLEKLGVDVIEAGFAAASPGDADAIHSIAKVIEHSTVCSLARANERDVRAAGEAIKPARKGRIHTFIATSPIHMEKKLRMTPDEVVERAVAAVKLAREYTDDVEFSAEDAVRSEMDFLVRIFDEVIKAGATTLNVPDTVGYSIPVLWGERFKQLIARVPNSGKVIWSTHCHNDLGMASANSLAAVMNGARQVECTINGLGERAGNASLEEVVMAVKTRRDIFSCDTTIDTTQIVPTSKLVSSITGYPVQPNKAIVGANAFAHESGIHQDGVLKHRETYEIMRAEDVGWGANKMVMGKHSGRAAFRARLQELGIVLEGEEAVNAAFARFKDLADKKHDIFDEDLQALVSDEGVAQVSDHYRLVAMGAHSETGSLPVARVVMSIGGKEQQADAQGGGPVDATFKAIEQIVRSGTELLLYSVNNITSGTDAQGEVTVRLSKGGRIVNGQGADTDIVVASAKAYLNALNKLDAGAERAHPQV, encoded by the coding sequence ATGACTGACAAGTTGATCATATTCGACACAACCTTGCGCGACGGCGAACAAAGCCCCGGCGCATCCATGACCAAGGAAGAAAAGTTGCGCATCGCGCGCCAACTGGAAAAGCTGGGCGTGGATGTGATCGAGGCCGGTTTTGCGGCGGCCAGCCCCGGCGATGCCGATGCGATCCACAGCATCGCCAAGGTCATCGAGCATTCCACGGTGTGTTCGCTGGCGCGTGCCAACGAGCGCGATGTGCGCGCAGCGGGCGAGGCGATCAAGCCGGCCAGGAAAGGGCGTATCCATACCTTCATCGCCACTTCACCGATACACATGGAGAAAAAATTGCGCATGACGCCGGATGAGGTCGTTGAGCGTGCGGTGGCGGCTGTAAAGCTGGCGCGGGAATACACCGACGATGTTGAATTCTCCGCCGAAGATGCGGTGCGCTCCGAGATGGACTTCCTGGTGCGCATCTTCGACGAGGTCATCAAGGCAGGGGCGACGACGCTGAACGTGCCGGATACCGTCGGCTACAGCATCCCGGTGTTGTGGGGCGAGCGTTTCAAGCAGTTGATCGCACGTGTGCCGAACAGCGGCAAGGTGATCTGGTCCACGCATTGCCATAACGATCTGGGCATGGCATCGGCCAATTCGCTGGCAGCGGTGATGAACGGCGCGCGCCAGGTGGAATGCACCATCAATGGTCTGGGCGAACGCGCGGGCAATGCCTCACTGGAAGAAGTGGTGATGGCGGTGAAGACGCGCCGCGATATCTTCAGCTGTGACACGACCATCGACACCACGCAGATCGTGCCGACCTCCAAGCTGGTCTCCAGCATCACCGGCTATCCGGTGCAGCCGAACAAGGCCATCGTCGGCGCGAACGCTTTCGCGCACGAGTCCGGTATCCATCAGGACGGCGTGCTCAAGCATCGCGAGACTTACGAGATCATGCGCGCCGAGGACGTGGGCTGGGGCGCGAACAAGATGGTGATGGGCAAGCATTCCGGCCGCGCTGCCTTCCGTGCCCGTCTGCAGGAGTTGGGCATCGTGCTGGAAGGCGAGGAGGCGGTGAACGCCGCTTTCGCCCGTTTCAAGGATCTGGCGGACAAGAAGCACGATATCTTCGACGAGGATTTGCAGGCGCTGGTGAGCGACGAGGGAGTTGCGCAAGTGAGCGACCATTACCGCTTGGTGGCGATGGGCGCGCATTCGGAGACCGGATCGTTGCCGGTGGCGCGCGTGGTGATGAGCATTGGCGGTAAAGAGCAGCAAGCAGATGCACAAGGCGGCGGGCCGGTGGATGCGACGTTCAAGGCGATCGAGCAAATCGTGCGCAGCGGCACCGAATTATTGCTATATTCCGTAAACAATATCACCAGCGGTACCGATGCGCAGGGCGAAGTGACGGTGCGTCTGTCCAAGGGGGGCAGGATCGTCAACGGACAGGGAGCAGACACCGATATCGTGGTGGCTTCGGCCAAGGCTTATCTGAATGCGTTGAACAAGCTGGATGCCGGAGCAGAACGGGCTCATCCGCAGGTATGA
- a CDS encoding HugZ family pyridoxamine 5'-phosphate oxidase, with amino-acid sequence MIPDKTAPQTTARAARQLLRAHRYGALSTLSKKFNGHPFGSITPYLVDHDGSLLILISALAEHTKNILHDPRVSLITHNQEDPHIQTQGRITIVGTAALDAEREAAGKRYLRYFPEAQTYYDMADFQFFRIVPQALRYIGGFGDIHWIKAENYRTPANSLAAEEDALLGKINATRSAAQGLLIGIDCDGFDLRIDERTVRQDFPITVLDANQASGLLQP; translated from the coding sequence ATGATACCCGACAAAACCGCTCCGCAAACCACGGCACGTGCTGCCCGGCAACTGCTGCGTGCGCACCGCTACGGCGCGCTCAGCACACTGTCAAAAAAATTCAACGGCCATCCGTTCGGCTCCATCACGCCCTATCTGGTCGATCACGACGGCAGCCTGCTCATCCTCATCAGTGCCTTGGCAGAGCATACCAAGAACATCCTGCACGACCCGCGTGTCAGCCTGATCACCCATAATCAGGAAGACCCCCACATACAGACGCAAGGTCGAATCACCATAGTCGGCACGGCCGCGCTCGATGCCGAACGCGAAGCTGCCGGAAAGCGCTATCTGCGCTATTTTCCGGAAGCGCAGACCTATTACGACATGGCCGACTTCCAGTTCTTCCGCATCGTTCCGCAGGCACTGCGCTACATTGGCGGTTTCGGCGACATCCATTGGATCAAGGCTGAGAACTACCGGACGCCTGCCAACTCGCTGGCAGCCGAGGAAGATGCCCTGCTGGGGAAGATCAACGCAACCCGCTCGGCTGCACAAGGATTGTTGATCGGTATCGACTGCGACGGTTTTGACCTGCGGATAGACGAACGCACCGTGCGGCAGGATTTTCCGATTACCGTGCTCGACGCAAACCAGGCATCCGGCTTGTTGCAACCGTAG
- a CDS encoding YihY family inner membrane protein — MKLPELKFPDLKLPNFGIIDSFRFLRYVTVRLQEDRCTQMAASLTFTTLLSVVPLITIALILFSAFPSFSEYSTPIKEFILKNMVPETGGRIITSYMQQFTESASRLTAAGLVFLAVTAMLLMLTIDNAFNMIWRVSRPRSLLQRVLVYWAVLTLAPLLVGGSLSLTSWLVGFSAEYARQVPSIGMDVLKLLPVVMTTAAFTLLFRVVPNRYVPMPHALIGGLIAAVAFESMNRAFAFYISHFANYKLVYGAFASVPIFLMWVYFSWITVLFGAIITASLSHWRSTHSLRLDQAAKLYYAVGILKLMHKGLSKGEVQTLPGLSRHLHIGYDDVERILDKLVQARIVGKLSGLGWSMVRAPEAVELSELLKLFLLDVSTLPKHSGDGDIKAWFASLEKRVTEPKGMTLQDIWSKST, encoded by the coding sequence ATGAAACTTCCAGAATTGAAATTTCCGGATTTGAAGCTTCCCAATTTTGGCATCATCGATTCGTTCCGCTTTTTGCGCTATGTCACGGTGCGCCTGCAGGAAGACCGCTGCACACAGATGGCGGCAAGCCTGACCTTCACCACGCTGCTATCGGTCGTTCCGCTCATCACCATCGCACTGATCCTGTTTTCGGCATTTCCGTCGTTCAGCGAGTATTCCACACCTATCAAGGAATTCATCCTGAAGAACATGGTGCCGGAGACAGGCGGCAGGATCATCACGAGTTATATGCAGCAGTTCACTGAAAGCGCTTCGCGCCTGACGGCAGCAGGACTGGTATTCCTTGCCGTCACGGCCATGTTGCTGATGCTCACCATAGATAATGCCTTCAACATGATCTGGCGGGTATCACGCCCGCGCAGTTTGCTGCAGCGGGTTTTGGTGTATTGGGCAGTGCTGACGCTGGCGCCTTTGCTGGTCGGTGGCAGCCTGTCGCTCACCTCGTGGCTGGTCGGATTCTCGGCGGAGTATGCAAGGCAGGTTCCTTCCATCGGTATGGATGTGCTGAAGTTGTTGCCGGTCGTCATGACGACGGCTGCATTCACCTTGCTGTTCCGCGTGGTGCCCAATCGATATGTGCCGATGCCTCATGCGCTCATCGGAGGATTGATTGCGGCGGTGGCATTCGAGTCGATGAATCGCGCTTTCGCTTTCTACATCTCGCACTTCGCGAATTACAAATTGGTATACGGAGCGTTCGCCAGCGTGCCGATCTTTCTGATGTGGGTCTATTTTTCCTGGATCACCGTGTTGTTCGGGGCGATCATCACCGCGTCGCTGTCGCATTGGCGCAGCACGCACTCCCTGCGCCTGGACCAGGCGGCAAAACTCTATTACGCAGTAGGCATCCTCAAGCTGATGCACAAAGGCCTGAGCAAGGGCGAAGTGCAGACCTTGCCGGGGTTATCGCGGCACTTGCACATCGGCTACGACGATGTGGAACGCATCCTCGACAAGCTGGTGCAGGCCAGGATAGTGGGCAAGCTGTCGGGGTTGGGCTGGAGCATGGTGCGTGCACCGGAAGCAGTGGAGCTGAGCGAATTGCTGAAACTGTTCCTGCTGGATGTGTCGACGCTACCCAAACACAGCGGCGACGGCGATATCAAGGCGTGGTTCGCCTCGCTGGAGAAGCGCGTGACCGAGCCCAAAGGCATGACCTTGCAGGATATCTGGAGCAAGAGTACATAG
- a CDS encoding YqhA family protein → MKFIESLLEGSLWNSRFVIFLAVLGSLFASFAIFYMATVDVVVLLQHMVHYADAEMTDTARKVLHDSTVSHIVEVVDGYLLAVVLLIFSLGLYELFISDIDQAHGSRASSKILVINSLDDLKSRLAKVILMIMIVTLFEEAINMHVTQPIDLIYMGGSIALIALALYWSHAAEGRHGSDGDGATGDEHEESGH, encoded by the coding sequence TTGAAGTTCATTGAATCTTTGCTCGAAGGCTCGCTGTGGAACAGCCGCTTTGTTATTTTCCTGGCGGTCTTGGGGAGCCTGTTTGCAAGTTTTGCGATTTTCTACATGGCGACGGTGGATGTCGTCGTGCTGCTGCAGCATATGGTCCATTATGCCGATGCGGAAATGACGGATACGGCGCGCAAGGTATTGCATGACAGCACGGTGTCGCACATCGTCGAAGTGGTCGACGGCTACCTGCTGGCGGTGGTGCTGCTGATCTTCTCCCTGGGGCTGTATGAATTGTTCATCAGTGACATCGATCAGGCGCATGGCAGCAGGGCATCGAGCAAGATACTGGTCATCAACAGCCTGGACGACCTGAAGTCGCGACTGGCCAAAGTCATCCTGATGATCATGATCGTGACCTTGTTCGAGGAGGCCATCAACATGCATGTAACTCAGCCGATAGACCTGATCTACATGGGCGGCAGCATCGCACTGATCGCCTTGGCCCTGTACTGGTCGCACGCGGCCGAAGGCAGGCACGGCTCGGATGGCGACGGAGCGACCGGCGATGAACACGAAGAGTCGGGGCATTGA
- a CDS encoding TlpA family protein disulfide reductase yields the protein MRFFLRLLGSAALVLAMGTASAESFVFKDLQGHEQRLQDYRGKWVLVNFWATWCPPCLEEIPDLVSLYDAHKNKDLTVIGVSLDSTRESVVEFVAKKKISYPVVFGDYDQAAQVGEVDALPTSYLYDPDGKLVSYQQGMVTRSSVESYIKSKTLRK from the coding sequence ATGCGATTCTTCCTGCGTCTGCTGGGATCGGCTGCACTGGTTTTGGCAATGGGCACGGCGTCAGCCGAATCTTTTGTGTTCAAGGATCTGCAGGGCCACGAACAGCGTTTGCAGGATTATCGCGGCAAATGGGTGCTGGTCAATTTCTGGGCGACCTGGTGCCCACCCTGCCTGGAAGAGATCCCCGATCTGGTCTCGTTGTACGATGCGCACAAGAACAAGGATCTGACGGTCATCGGCGTTTCGCTGGATTCCACCAGGGAGTCGGTCGTCGAGTTCGTGGCCAAGAAGAAGATCAGCTATCCGGTCGTCTTTGGAGATTATGACCAGGCAGCACAAGTCGGCGAGGTCGACGCGCTGCCGACTTCATATTTGTATGATCCTGACGGCAAGCTGGTGAGCTACCAGCAAGGGATGGTGACGCGCTCAAGCGTGGAGTCTTACATCAAAAGCAAGACGCTCAGGAAGTAG
- a CDS encoding lytic transglycosylase domain-containing protein: MKPVTTLRKSLLTLSFAAAGLCFAVGAHAGAQKEEVLSASVRSMLQQAVADQAAPKLAFSSQQEAQTWLDEMSQRLAKRIPDAEYRFDLLSTVHYEATRAGLDPQLVLGLIEVESGFRKYAISKSGARGYMQVMPFWTKAIGSPDDDLFHLRTNLRYGCTILRYYLDMEKGDLYRALGRYNGSLGKPEYPNMVKAAWHKHWRRPQPITGRSTG, translated from the coding sequence ATGAAACCGGTCACGACACTCCGCAAGTCATTGCTCACGCTGTCGTTCGCGGCGGCGGGCTTGTGCTTTGCCGTCGGCGCGCATGCCGGCGCACAAAAAGAAGAAGTGCTTTCCGCCAGCGTGCGCAGCATGCTGCAACAGGCGGTGGCAGATCAGGCCGCCCCCAAGCTGGCCTTTTCTTCGCAACAGGAAGCGCAAACCTGGCTGGATGAAATGTCGCAGCGGCTGGCCAAACGCATACCGGATGCGGAATATCGTTTCGATCTGCTGAGCACGGTACACTACGAAGCGACCCGAGCGGGACTGGACCCCCAATTGGTGCTGGGTTTGATCGAAGTGGAAAGCGGGTTCAGAAAATACGCGATCTCCAAATCCGGCGCACGCGGCTACATGCAAGTGATGCCGTTCTGGACCAAAGCCATAGGCTCTCCCGACGACGATCTATTCCATCTGCGCACCAATCTGCGCTACGGCTGCACCATCCTGCGCTATTACCTGGACATGGAAAAAGGCGATCTGTACCGCGCGCTGGGACGCTACAACGGCAGCCTGGGCAAACCGGAATACCCCAACATGGTGAAAGCGGCCTGGCACAAACACTGGCGCAGACCGCAACCGATCACCGGCCGAAGCACCGGCTGA